The Cicer arietinum cultivar CDC Frontier isolate Library 1 chromosome 1, Cicar.CDCFrontier_v2.0, whole genome shotgun sequence genome contains the following window.
ggacaagaataagtctaggaaggacgagaatgacctaaatgttcatcagaTTACATAAAGAatcctattggttgcacaagattggttaaaaaccctagttggacaagaataagtctaggacggacataatgacctaaatgtaaatccaatgacacaaacacacctattggacgcacatgattggttaaaaacccaaattggacaagaataagcctagggaggttgaaaatgacctaaattttcatccagaCTTGTAATGTTGCTTTCTTTTAGTTATTGTTAAATTGTTGACCAGAGCGTTTGATTTAATCATATGTAGACAAATCTGAATGCACCTAAGCTGTTTGAACAATTGTCTAACCGTATTTTGGTTTATTGAAATTGTAATATTAAAACAATCTGGTTTCTTAGATTTATAAAATGACAACTTAGTCCTTTAAATTGGAAATGTTACTCAATTTTTTAGGTTCtccccaagattggttaaaaaccataattggacaaggataaacctagggagaacagAAATAACCTAAAtcatcatccaatgacacaaacacacctattggatgcacaagattgggtaaaacccctaataagacaagaataagccgagggaggacgaaaatgacctaaagggtcatccaatgacacaaagacacctattgaatgcacaagattgggtaaaacccctaattgcactagaataaacctagggaggacgaaaatgacctaaatgttcatccaatgatacaaacacacctattggatgcacaagattggttaaaaaccctagttggacaagaataagtctaggaaggacgaaaatgaccaatatgttcatccaatgatacaaacacacctattggatgcacaagattggttaaaaaccctagttggacaagaataagtctaggaaggacgaaaatgaccaatatgttcatccaatgatacaaacacacctattggatgcacaagattggttaaaaaccctagttggacaagaataagtctaggaaggacgaaaatgaccaatatgttcatccaatgatacaaacacacctattggatgcacaagattggttaaaaaccctagttggacaagaataagtctaggaaggacgaaaatgaccaatatgttcatccaatgatacaaacacacctattggatgcacaagattggttaaaaaccctagttggacaagaataagtctaggaaggacgaaaatgaccaatatgttcatccaatgatacaaacacacctattggatgcacaagattggttaaaaaccctagttggacaagaataagtctaggaaggacgaaaatgaccaatatgttcatccaatgatacaaacacacctattggatgcacaagattagttaaaaaccataattggactagaataaaccaagggaggacagaaatgacctaaatcatcatccaatgacacaaacacacctattggatgcacaagattgggtaaaacccctaataagacaagaataacccaagggaggacgaaaatgacctaaattgtcatccaatacacaaagacacctattgaatgcacaagattggttaaaacccctaattgcactaaaataaacctagggaggacgaaaatgacctaaatgttcatagaatgacgcaaatgaacttattggatgcacatattggttaaaaatgttattggacaagaataagcctagggaggacgaaaatgacctaaatgttcatccaatgacacaaacacacctattggatgcacaagattggttaaaacccctaattgcactaaaataaacctagggaggacgaaaatgacctaaatgttcatccaatgacacaaacacacctattggattcacaacactggttaaaaaccctaactcgACTACAAcaattctagggaggacgaaaatgacctaaatgttaatccaaagacacaaatgaacttcttggatgcacaagattggttaaaaactttaattcgacaagaataagcctatggaggacgaaaatgacctaaatattcatccaatgaaaaaaacacacctattggaggcataATATACggtaaaaatcctagttggaccagaataagACTAGGAAGGACGagaatgatctaaatgttcaccATACGACataaagacacctattggatgcacaagattggttaaaaaccctagttggacaacaataagtctaggaaggacaaaatgacctaaatgttaatccaatgatgcaaacccacctattggatgcacaagattggttaaaaaccttaattggaaaagaataagccttttgaggaagaaaatgacctacatgttcaatccataacacaaacacgcctattggaagcacaagattggttagaatacctagttggacaagaataagcctaggaaggacgagaatgacctaaatgttcatccaatgacacaaagacacctattggatgcacaagattgataaaaaaaaccctaattggacaagaataagcctatggaggacgaaaatgacctatatgttcatccaatgatacaaacacgcctattggatgcacaagattggttaaaaaccttaattagtaaagaataagcatagggaggacgaaaatgacctaaatgttcatccagcaacacaaatgaatttattggatgaccaagattggttaaaaaccgtgattggacaagaataagtctagagaggacgaaaatgacctaaatggtcatccaatgacacaaagacacctattggatgcacaagattgNNNNNNNNNNNNNNNNNNNNNNNNNNNNNNNNNNNNNNNNNNNNNNNNNNNNNNNNNNNNNNNNNNNNNNNNNNNNNNNNNNNNNNNNNNNNNNNNNNNNNNNNNNNNNNNNNNNNNNNNNNNNNNNNNNNNNNNNNNNNNNNNNNNNNNNNNNNNNNNNNNNNNNNNNNNNNNNNNNNNNNNNNNNNNNNNNNNNNNNNNNNNNNNNNNNNNNNNNNNNNNNNNNNNNNNNNNNNNNNNNNNNNNNNNNNNNNNNNNNNNNNNNNNNNNNNNNNNNNNNNNNNNNNNNNNNNNNNNNNNNNNNNNNNNNNNNNNNNNNNNNNNNNNNNNNNNNNNNNNNNNNNNNNNNNNNNNNNNNNNNNNNNNNNNNNNNNNNNNNNNNNNNNNNNNNNNNNNNNNNNNNNNNNNNNNNNNNNNNNNNNNNNNNNNNNNNNNNNNNNNNNNNNNNNNNNNNNgattggttaaaaaccctaactggaatAGAACAaatcttgggaggacgaaaatgacctaaatgttaatccaatgacacaaatgaacttattcgatgcacaagattggttaaaaactctaattcgacaagaataagcctatggaggacaaaaatgacctaaatgttcatcaaatgacaaaaacacacctattggatgcacaagataggttaaaaaccctagttggacaagaataagtctaggaatgacgaaaatgatctaaatgttcatcagaTGACataaagacacctattggatgcacaagataggttaaaaaccatagttggacaagaataagtctaggaaggacaaaatgacctaaatgttaatccaatgacacaaacacacctattggatgcacaagattggttaaaaaccataattggacaagaataagactagggaggatgaaaatgacctaattgttcatccaacgatacaaacacacctactggatgcacaagattggttaaaaaccttaattggaaaagaataagcatagggaaggcaaaaatgacctaaatgttcatcccataacacaaacacacctattggatgcacaagattggttaaaaaccctaattggacaataataagcctagggaggacgaaagtgacctaaatgttcatccaatgacacaaacacacgtattggatgcacaagattggttaaaaaccctaattggacagtaataagcctagggatgacgaaaatgacctaaatgttcatccaatgacacaaacacacctattggatgcacaagattggttaaaaaccataattggacaagaataagcctagggaggacgaaaatgacctaaatgttcatccaatgacacaaacacacctattggatgcacaagattggttaaaaaccataattagacaagaataaacctagggaggacgacaatgacctaaatgttcatccaatgacacaagcacacctattggatgcacaagattggttaaaaaccataattggactagaataaacctagggaggacgaaagtgacctaaatgttcatccaatgacacaaacaaacctattggatgcacaagattggttaaaatctttaattggataagaataagccttgggaggacgaacatgacctaaattttcatccaatgacacaaaaacacctattggttgcaaaagatttgtgaaataccctaattggattagaataaacctagggaggatggaaatgacctaaatcttcatccaaagACATCTTGTTGGCTattttgattctgattttgctggttgcaaattagacaaaaaaagtacatctggtacttgccatctattagggaattcacttgtatcttggcTTAGCAAGAAGCAAAATAGTGTTGCACTTTCAACAGCTGAGGTTGAATATGTAGCTGCtggaagttgttgtgcacaaatattatggatgaaacaacacctttctgactttggtgttgatcttgGAACTGTGCCAATAATGTGTGACAACACTAGTGCCATAAATATCACAAAGAATCCTGTTATGCACTTAAGaacaaagcatatagagattagacatcatttcattagggatcaataccaaaatggtaatatcatgcttgaatatattaatacatctaatcaattagctgatatctttaCCAAAGCCATACCCAAAGAAAGTTTCTTttatattagaatgaaacttggtataattgatcaaaatgaaatatgatctctgtagaaaatcgattgagacatTGATGTTTTCTCTAAATTTACTAACTTGCAATAGATAAGTCGATTTGCACATCGATTATCCTGtgtcaaaatttcaaatcagTATTACAAAATCGAATTCACAAGCGATTTATGCTACAAAGTTTNNNNNNNNNNNNNNNNNNNNNNNNNNNNNNNNNNNNNNNNNNNNNNNNNNNNNNNNNNNNNNNNNNNNNNNNNNNNNNNNNNNNNNNNNNNNNNNNNNNNNNNNNNNNNNNNNNNNNNNNNNNNNNNNNNNNNNNNNNNNNNNNNNNNNNNNNNNNNNNNNNNNNNNNNNNNNNNNNNNNNNNNNNNNNNNNNNNNNNNNNNNNNNNNNNNNNNNNNNNNNNNNNNNNNNNNNNNNNNNNNNNNNNNNNNNNNNNNNNNNNNNNNNNNNNNNNNNNNNNNNNNNNNNNNttatttatttagataatttatttatttatttagattatttatttatttagattacttatttatttagataatttatttatttatttagattatttatttatttaggtaatttatttatttatttagattattcacttatgtatttatttatttattttattatttaattattatttattcatgatttattttattatttacttatttatttattcatttatttatttattatttattttatttatttatttacttatttaaataataagtaaataaataaatgaataatctaaataaataaataaataatgaataatctaaataataataaaataatctaaataaataaataaattacctaaataaataaataaattatctaaataaataaataaattacctaagtaaataaataaattatctaaataaataaataaattacctaagtaaataaataatctaaataaataaataaattatctaaataaataagtaatctaaataaataaataatctaaataaataaataaataatctaaataaataaataaataatctaaataaataataattaattaattaattaattaaattaactaaataaatcaattaataaataatctaaataaataaataaataattaaattaattaataaataaataaataaataaataaataaattatctactatttgtactaaaacccaaaaatatattattgcgGAGAACCTAAAAAATTGAGTAACATTTCCAATTTAAAGGACTAAGTTGTGATTTTATAAATCTAAGAAACCAGATTGTCTTAATATTACAATTTCAATAAACCAAAATACTGTTAGACAATTGTTCAAACAGCTTATGTGCATTCAGATTTGTCTAATGTGACAATGACGACAGATGATTAAATCAAACGCTCTGGTCAACAATTTAACAATAACTAAAAGAAAGCAACATTACAAGTAAGGCACAAATTGTACAGGCGTGCTATTAAGGATACATGTAATTGAGGGCATTATTTTAGAAAGTGGGATATCTAGTGGTTTCCCAATCTAGTGGTTTCCCAAATAACAAAATCTACACTTGTGATATCAATTTCAGTTGTATGGCATATTCTAATCTACCGTCAAATTTCatgttattatcaaaatataattggtggaattaaaaaaattatacctgATTGTGATTGGAAttggaattgaaattgaaattggaatTGGAAATTGGGTCCAAATGGGAATTNNNNNNNNNNNNNNNNNNNNNNNNNNNNNNNNNNNNNNNNNNNNNNNNNNNNNNNNNNNNNNNNNNNNNNNNNNNNNNNNNNNNNNNNNNNNNNNNNNNNNNNNNNNNNNNNNNNNNNNNNNNNNNNNNNNNNNNNNNNNNNNNNNNNNNNNNNNNNNNNNNNNNNNNNNNNNNNNNNNNNNNNNNNNNNNNNNNNNNNNNNNNNNNNNNNNNNgttattattattattattattattattattattattattattattattattattattattattattattattattattattattattaacaataataactCACTCTATTAGTGctaaagtaataaattaatgtagCAACACAATTTTACtccttgtttttttattttattttatatatatatatatatatttattttatttgatgtatttttttgtaagttaaataggttaatattaataatttaaatcaattagtAAGACAAAtacacagacacacctaaagaattagaacacatattaacactcataaaaaaatagtattgtatcattatactattcaaaataaggtaatgagaaattggggtgttacactatTCATACCATAGTATGTCAATCTTTCACAACATTCATTTTCTGttaaaaatgtttcaaaattcagcatcaTATAGGTCCTTCATACTATAAGACTTCAATTATTAACTTGATCAAACTATTATAttcaaaatgaatataaaaagacataatattttgaatctttttatctaaataattcaCCAAATTACTGCTACTAATGTCTATAATCcatcacatttatcattcaaattaACATcaagacaaacacaatttatcaCTGAGTCAAGAATCTAGATCCTCTCTGCATCACTTGATAATCTACTCtcaaccaaaaaaaaatgttgtccTTTGCAATGAAAGAAGGCACAATCCATTCCAAGCCAAATGAAGGGGTCCCACAAGAGAATAATTCTGTTAGAGTGGGTCCAGGAATTCCGGTGCCAAGGAGGGGAATGAGAAATCGCACGACTAGCTCAAGGTTGCAGGACTACGTACACCCAAGATCTAGTATTTAGGGAATGAGGTCAATAACTAAAAGGGGATATGATTGGTTAGGTCTATCAATTCTTCTTCCTTCCTCTGATCATACTTTCTAATAGTGCGTTATTGTACAATTTCCTTCCTTCTAGATTGGTATTCAGAAGTAATTTAATAAACCCAATTTCAGTACTCATCTTCTTAAATTTTAGCACATTACATTTGGTGCTTTCATTTCACCATGGCAGAAAACACAAGGTTGAAAGAGCTCAGTTCTGACGTCAAGCGCAACGTTGAAGCAATCGAAAAACTCTCCAACGATATTCACGAGCAGATGGCCCGATTGGGAATTGCAAATTCATCTCGCTTTGAACAACTGGAGGCGATGCAAATGAACACAGAGAGCAAGTTTTCGCAGATCACATCCGCGCTTGATATGCTACTGAACCAGAGCCCACAACGAAAAACCCATGGTGCCAGTAACTCAAACAAACAATCATTTCAGGTGAGAAACATTAAACTCGAATTTCCGTGTTTGGATGGCAACAATGTGCTAGAATGGATATTTCGTGCAGAGCAGTTTTTTGATTATTACGATACACCGGATCTGGACCGGTTAACTATTGCTTTTGTGCACTTGGACAAGGACGTAGTCCCTTGGTTCCAAATGATGCAACGTTCTCACCCTTTTCATTCTTGGGCTGAGTTCACCCGTGCCCTAGAACTGGATTTTGGACCATCGATATATGAGTGTCCAAGAGCAACGTTATTCAAGTTGCAACAAACTGGTACTGTCGCTGATTATCTACATTTTACTTCATTGGCTAATCGGGTTTATGGCTTGAGCAATGATGCATTGGTGGATTGTTTCATCAGTGGTTTGAATGCTGAAATCAAAAGAGATGTGATGATCCACACACCTATCTCGATCGTGAAAGCTGCGTCCCTTGCTAAGGTCTATGAAGATAAGTATTCATCCTCCCACAAGCCACAAAAAACCACACCTCTAACCTCCTACACCCACAGAGCAACCTTCAATTCAAATAAACCAGACCAATATCACAAACCACCACACACCCTTCTCCTCCCCACCCCACCAACACGACCCATGAACCCAAACCAACAAAACCCTAATATCAAATGCATTTCCTCAGCCGAAATGCAACTAAGAAGAGAAAAAGGTCTCTGTTATTGGTGCGATGAGAAATTTTCTCTAGCCCATAAATGCCCAAATCGTCAAGTCATGATGTTGCAAATTGATGACGGTGAAGATGAGATTGTCAAGGACCCAGATAACAACCAACCACATATGACCCCCCATGAAATCGAGCTTCCCACAAATGACCACCATCTTTCCCTGAATGCAATGAAAGGGACCAGTAGCATGGGTATCTTGCGGTTCACAGGCCAGATTGGCCATATCAGTGCACAAGTCTTAGTAGATGGAGGGAGTTCCGACAATTTTTTGCAACCTCGCATTGCTGAATTCCTCAAACTGCCCATTGAACCAGGACCATGTGTCAATGTTCTGGTGGGAAATGGCCAAACTATGACTGCTGAGGGAATGGTTCCCAACTTGACAATCACCGTACAAGGCCATAACTTACATGTACCAGTATTATTATTACCAGTGGCAGGCGCAAATATTATTCTGGGTGCATCTTGGCTGGCTACACTAGGTCCTCACATAGTAGACTACGCAGCCTTaacattgaaatttttttgccAAAGAAAATTTATTACACTGCAAGGGGAGAAAGAGGCATCACCCAAACTGTCTCAACTCCATCATTTTAAAAGAATGTTGAATACTGATGCCAT
Protein-coding sequences here:
- the LOC140921053 gene encoding uncharacterized protein is translated as MAENTRLKELSSDVKRNVEAIEKLSNDIHEQMARLGIANSSRFEQLEAMQMNTESKFSQITSALDMLLNQSPQRKTHGASNSNKQSFQVRNIKLEFPCLDGNNVLEWIFRAEQFFDYYDTPDLDRLTIAFVHLDKDVVPWFQMMQRSHPFHSWAEFTRALELDFGPSIYECPRATLFKLQQTGTVADYLHFTSLANRVYGLSNDALVDCFISGLNAEIKRDVMIHTPISIVKAASLAKVYEDKYSSSHKPQKTTPLTSYTHRATFNSNKPDQYHKPPHTLLLPTPPTRPMNPNQQNPNIKCISSAEMQLRREKGLCYWCDEKFSLAHKCPNRQVMMLQIDDGEDEIVKDPDNNQPHMTPHEIELPTNDHHLSLNAMKGTSSMGILRFTGQIGHISAQVLVDGGSSDNFLQPRIAEFLKLPIEPGPCVNVLVGNGQTMTAEGMVPNLTITVQGHNLHVPVLLLPVADTLTDLPRELAPEIVKLLHSYSSVFQVPTALPPIRSQNHAIPLLENTKPVKTKPYRYPHSQKEQIEKMVHDMLDQGIIQHSTSPFYSPIILVKKKDGSWRFCIDYRALNVVTIKDSFPMPTVDELLDELFGAKFFSKLDLRSSFHQILVQPEDRHKTTFRMHHGHYEWLFMPFGLTNAPATFQTLMNQVFQEALRKYVLVFFDDIFIYSPTWQDHLTHLENVLRVIRQHVLFVKLSKCSFEVLEIEYLGHIVSGQGVSMESSKVQAILQWPTPTNVKQLRGFLGLTGYYRRFIQAYARIVAPLTELLKKDGYLWTDATEIAFYKLKAAMISAPVLRLPNFQQPFILETDASGVRIGAVLHQNGHPIAYFSKKLAPRTQKQSTYF